In Synechococcus sp. RS9909, one genomic interval encodes:
- a CDS encoding type II toxin-antitoxin system VapC family toxin, translating to MASLKSRSLVLDASAVVRIIEGSPQAVAFQQAVVDAELVLAPELMLTEVSNALWRLQRAGQLQVEGLQQCLSRGAALVDHIEPDRHLQVEALALACHLDHPVYDCLYLALARREAAVLLTADQKLMALATQVLP from the coding sequence GTGGCTTCGCTGAAATCACGCAGCCTCGTATTGGATGCTTCGGCGGTGGTGCGGATCATTGAGGGATCTCCTCAGGCAGTTGCCTTTCAGCAAGCGGTTGTCGACGCTGAATTGGTTCTGGCGCCTGAGCTGATGCTCACTGAAGTGTCCAATGCTCTCTGGCGGCTACAGAGAGCTGGTCAGCTGCAGGTCGAAGGCTTGCAGCAGTGCCTCAGCCGGGGTGCTGCGCTTGTGGATCACATCGAACCCGACCGTCACCTTCAGGTGGAAGCACTGGCACTGGCGTGTCATCTGGATCACCCGGTTTACGATTGCCTTTATCTGGCTTTGGCGCGCCGAGAAGCGGCCGTGCTGCTTACGGCTGATCAAAAACTCATGGCTCTTGCCACGCAGGTCTTGCCGTAG
- a CDS encoding Uma2 family endonuclease: MTLTTSPHPDLLQLRFPTDLRLTPDQFELLCAENREAVLELAADGHVITMTPTGGETGARNGELFFQLKLYANRTAQWKAFDSSTGFQLPDGSVLSPDASLVCLERWQALRAEERRRFAPLCPDLVVELSSPSDEGPRGVTALRQKMASYQANGARLGWLLLPDQQAVEVWPASGASQRLEQIDVLEATPEFPGLQLQLAEIWAG; this comes from the coding sequence ATGACCCTCACCACCAGCCCACATCCGGATCTCCTGCAGCTGAGATTCCCTACAGATCTGCGGCTCACCCCCGACCAGTTCGAACTGCTGTGCGCTGAAAACCGTGAGGCAGTGCTTGAGTTGGCCGCGGATGGCCATGTCATTACGATGACGCCAACAGGTGGCGAAACCGGAGCCCGCAACGGAGAGCTCTTCTTTCAGCTCAAGCTGTACGCCAACCGCACAGCGCAGTGGAAAGCCTTCGATAGCTCCACTGGTTTCCAACTGCCAGACGGTTCTGTTCTGAGCCCTGATGCGTCCTTGGTCTGTCTGGAGCGCTGGCAGGCTTTGCGTGCGGAAGAGCGTCGACGCTTTGCACCTCTCTGCCCCGACTTGGTGGTGGAACTGTCCAGCCCCAGCGACGAGGGGCCGCGGGGGGTGACTGCCTTGCGCCAGAAAATGGCTTCTTATCAGGCCAATGGCGCCCGGCTGGGTTGGCTGCTGCTGCCTGATCAGCAGGCCGTGGAGGTGTGGCCCGCCAGCGGCGCCTCGCAACGCCTGGAGCAGATTGACGTGCTGGAGGCCACGCCTGAGTTCCCCGGGCTGCAGTTGCAGCTGGCTGAGATCTGGGCGGGTTAA
- a CDS encoding DUF2887 domain-containing protein: MAVLSDKLFFWLFQNQPDRIVSLCGELPVDAEGYSFTAPVLKEREYRLDGLFRPAADRPDLPALILEAQMAPDPGFLRRLYAESARLLQQEPTIHHWQVVVITPSRLLNFGAPQPVAEFLEHRVRWVELQRERWQEPVPLLQRLLALLLEPERELPSSSEELRQAATGSALESDLDDVIAAILITRFPSRSIPEVCAMGGITVEDFTHSRIYQEIAGIGRQEGRQQGEAAVTLRQLSRRCGPLSEATTARIQSLPLEQLETLAEALLDFQGADDLAAWLSSNS, from the coding sequence GTGGCAGTGCTCTCCGACAAGCTCTTTTTCTGGCTGTTCCAGAACCAGCCCGATCGCATCGTCAGCCTGTGCGGTGAACTGCCGGTGGACGCCGAGGGCTACAGCTTCACGGCACCGGTTCTGAAAGAACGGGAATACCGGCTGGATGGTTTGTTTCGTCCGGCGGCGGATCGTCCAGACCTTCCGGCTCTGATCCTGGAGGCGCAGATGGCACCGGATCCGGGCTTTCTGCGGCGTCTGTACGCCGAATCAGCGCGTCTGCTCCAGCAAGAGCCAACCATCCACCACTGGCAGGTGGTGGTGATCACGCCCTCGCGGCTGCTGAATTTCGGTGCGCCACAGCCGGTAGCCGAATTTCTGGAACACCGGGTGCGCTGGGTGGAGCTTCAACGCGAACGCTGGCAGGAGCCGGTGCCGCTGCTGCAGCGTTTGCTGGCACTGCTGCTGGAGCCCGAGAGGGAGCTTCCTTCGAGCAGCGAAGAGTTGCGCCAGGCCGCCACGGGTTCAGCCCTGGAGAGTGATCTCGATGATGTGATCGCCGCTATCTTGATTACACGCTTTCCAAGTCGTTCCATCCCTGAGGTCTGTGCCATGGGCGGAATCACCGTTGAAGACTTCACCCACAGCCGGATCTACCAGGAGATCGCCGGCATCGGCCGCCAGGAAGGCCGCCAACAAGGCGAAGCTGCCGTCACCCTGCGCCAGCTCAGCCGCCGCTGCGGCCCCCTGAGCGAAGCCACCACCGCTCGCATCCAGTCCCTGCCGCTGGAGCAGCTGGAGACCCTGGCGGAAGCCCTGCTCGATTTCCAGGGCGCCGACGACCTCGCCGCCTGGTTGTCCTCCAACAGCTGA
- a CDS encoding IS5-like element ISSysp5 family transposase, whose amino-acid sequence MRGQRERSGSLFSYVSIEERIPASHPLRRIRKLADQALDRLNPTFCALYAAEGRPSVPPEQLLLASLLQAFYGIRSERLLLEQLNYNLLFRWFVGLSPDDPIWHPTTFTKNRERLLNDQVMGKFLEKLMGAPEVKPLLSDEHFSVDGTLLQAWASHASLERIDGQDDPPPPPSGPGEGFGQPKEGKKRAKVDFRGIKLSNQTHRSSTDPEALLARKSNAHPAQPSYRGHVLMDNRHALIVDCKVTQATGTGERDAAKAMAADRPGAHQKTLGADKNYDTRGFVAEMRRIGVTPHVAQNTARPGGSAIDGRTARHEGYAKSIHARRGIEKVFGWIKQWGGLRQFKLRGTEKVSAVFGLHVIAYNLIRMGNLLKAKPSPREWPAMAAA is encoded by the coding sequence ATGCGAGGTCAGCGAGAGCGCAGCGGCTCCCTGTTTTCCTACGTGTCGATTGAGGAGAGGATTCCGGCCAGCCATCCGCTGCGGCGGATCCGGAAACTGGCCGATCAGGCTCTCGACCGGCTCAATCCAACCTTCTGCGCGCTGTATGCCGCAGAAGGCCGGCCCTCAGTGCCACCCGAGCAGCTGCTGCTGGCCTCGTTGCTGCAGGCGTTTTACGGCATTCGCTCGGAGCGGTTGTTGCTCGAGCAACTCAACTACAACCTCCTGTTTCGCTGGTTTGTGGGGCTGAGCCCTGATGATCCGATCTGGCACCCCACCACATTCACCAAAAACCGTGAGCGGCTGCTCAATGACCAGGTGATGGGGAAGTTCCTGGAGAAGCTGATGGGTGCACCAGAAGTCAAACCGCTGCTCAGCGATGAGCACTTCTCAGTGGATGGCACGCTGCTGCAGGCCTGGGCCTCCCATGCCTCGCTGGAGCGGATCGACGGTCAGGACGATCCCCCGCCGCCGCCATCAGGACCTGGCGAGGGCTTTGGTCAGCCCAAAGAGGGCAAGAAGCGTGCCAAGGTTGATTTCCGTGGCATCAAGCTCAGCAACCAGACCCACCGCTCCAGCACCGATCCCGAGGCCTTGCTGGCCCGGAAATCCAACGCTCACCCGGCCCAACCGAGCTATCGGGGCCATGTGCTGATGGACAACCGCCATGCCCTGATCGTGGATTGCAAAGTCACGCAGGCCACGGGCACCGGAGAACGGGATGCCGCCAAAGCGATGGCTGCAGATCGTCCCGGTGCCCACCAGAAAACTCTTGGCGCCGACAAGAATTACGACACCCGGGGCTTTGTCGCCGAGATGCGCCGCATCGGTGTGACGCCCCATGTGGCGCAGAACACAGCTCGCCCTGGTGGATCAGCGATCGATGGCCGCACTGCCCGCCACGAGGGCTACGCCAAGTCGATCCATGCCCGCCGCGGCATCGAGAAGGTGTTTGGCTGGATCAAGCAGTGGGGCGGACTGCGCCAATTCAAGCTGCGCGGCACTGAGAAAGTGAGCGCCGTGTTTGGCCTGCATGTGATCGCCTACAACCTGATTCGCATGGGCAACCTGCTCAAGGCGAAGCCTTCTCCGAGGGAGTGGCCGGCGATGGCAGCGGCATGA
- a CDS encoding ABC transporter ATP-binding protein: protein MPAPAITTPTTSPPQSTCTLLLGIWGHLSRRRRIQLGLLLVVMLASGGAELVSLGAVLPFLAVLSDPERLWQQPLVQVLAARVGFTEASELLLPATLAFAVAAVLAAVVRLANLWLNGRLAAAVGSDLSCEAYRRTLYQPYGVHVQRNSAAVITGTTTQINLTVVALNALLQLITSAVVAAGLLTGLLVIDAPVAVAAAALFGSAYGVLAMTARRELRRNGQRIAEASSQQLKALQEGLGAIRDVLLDGSQSTYLQIYRQADRPQRQLQAKNIFLGAFPRYALEALGMVAIALLGGLLVWQRGSGAAVIPLLGALALGAQRLLPALQQIYSGWAALKGYNAAIQAVLAMLNQPLPPLVQVAEPLPLREGIRLAAVHFRYGPEQTEVLRGLEVEIRRGERIGLIGSTGSGKSTTVDLLMGLLAPSAGRVLVDGMDLHDPAHPERLAAWRAAIAHVPQSIYLADSSIAENIAFGVPRDQIDLARVWQAAAQAQIASFIEASPEGYGSFVGERGIRLSGGQRQRIGIARALYKNAQVLVLDEATSALDTATEQALMDAVNALSQELTIVMIAHRLSTVERCDRVICLAQGTVAADGPPQLVLAAQA, encoded by the coding sequence ATGCCGGCACCCGCAATCACCACCCCAACCACCAGCCCGCCCCAATCCACCTGCACCCTGCTGCTGGGCATCTGGGGCCACCTCAGCCGCCGGCGGCGGATCCAGCTGGGGCTGCTGTTGGTGGTGATGCTGGCCAGTGGCGGGGCGGAGCTGGTGTCGCTGGGGGCGGTGCTGCCGTTTCTGGCGGTGCTGAGCGACCCGGAGCGGCTGTGGCAGCAACCGCTGGTGCAGGTGCTGGCGGCGCGGGTGGGCTTCACGGAAGCGAGCGAGCTGTTGTTGCCGGCGACGCTGGCGTTTGCGGTGGCGGCGGTGCTGGCGGCGGTGGTGCGGCTGGCGAACCTATGGCTGAACGGCCGGCTGGCGGCAGCGGTGGGGTCTGACCTGAGCTGTGAGGCCTACCGGCGCACGCTGTATCAGCCCTATGGGGTACATGTGCAGCGCAACAGCGCCGCGGTGATCACGGGCACCACCACCCAGATCAATCTCACGGTGGTGGCTCTGAATGCTCTGCTGCAGCTGATCACCTCTGCTGTGGTGGCCGCCGGCCTGCTCACGGGGTTGCTGGTGATTGATGCACCGGTGGCTGTGGCTGCTGCGGCCCTGTTTGGCAGTGCCTACGGAGTTTTGGCGATGACTGCGCGGCGGGAGTTGCGTCGCAATGGCCAAAGGATCGCTGAGGCTTCCAGCCAGCAGCTCAAAGCGCTACAGGAAGGGCTTGGTGCCATTCGCGATGTGTTGCTCGATGGCAGCCAATCCACCTATCTGCAGATCTACCGCCAAGCCGATCGCCCCCAACGCCAGCTTCAGGCGAAAAATATTTTCTTAGGCGCTTTTCCCCGCTACGCACTCGAAGCCTTGGGCATGGTGGCGATTGCCCTGCTCGGTGGGTTGCTGGTGTGGCAGCGAGGCAGCGGCGCTGCTGTGATTCCTCTCCTGGGTGCCCTGGCCTTGGGGGCGCAACGCTTGTTGCCCGCCTTGCAGCAGATCTACAGCGGTTGGGCGGCGTTGAAGGGCTACAACGCTGCAATTCAGGCTGTATTGGCGATGCTCAACCAGCCGCTGCCGCCGCTGGTGCAGGTGGCCGAACCGCTGCCCCTGCGCGAGGGCATCCGCCTGGCGGCGGTGCACTTCCGCTATGGGCCGGAGCAGACGGAAGTACTGCGGGGGCTGGAGGTGGAGATCCGCCGCGGCGAGCGCATTGGCTTGATCGGCAGCACCGGCAGCGGCAAAAGCACCACAGTGGATCTGCTGATGGGTCTGCTGGCGCCCAGCGCCGGGCGGGTGCTGGTGGATGGGATGGATCTGCATGATCCGGCGCATCCGGAGCGGCTGGCGGCCTGGCGGGCGGCGATTGCTCATGTGCCCCAGAGCATCTACCTGGCCGACAGCTCGATTGCTGAGAACATCGCCTTTGGCGTGCCCCGCGATCAGATCGACCTGGCCCGCGTGTGGCAGGCGGCGGCCCAGGCCCAGATCGCCAGCTTCATTGAGGCGAGCCCGGAGGGTTATGGGAGCTTTGTGGGCGAGCGGGGTATCCGCTTGAGCGGCGGCCAGCGCCAGCGAATTGGCATTGCCCGAGCGCTCTATAAGAACGCGCAGGTGCTGGTGTTGGATGAGGCCACCAGCGCGCTGGATACTGCCACGGAGCAGGCGTTGATGGACGCGGTGAATGCGTTGAGCCAGGAGCTCACGATCGTGATGATTGCCCACCGGCTGAGCACGGTGGAGCGCTGTGATCGGGTGATTTGCCTTGCTCAAGGCACTGTTGCAGCTGATGGACCTCCTCAGCTTGTTTTGGCCGCTCAAGCCTGA
- the pseB gene encoding UDP-N-acetylglucosamine 4,6-dehydratase (inverting) → MLFNSGSRILITGGTGSFGKAFIAETLKRFPDIKRLVVYSRDELKQWELQQLYPESQYPQLRFFLGDVRDQNRLRRALERVDTVVHAAALKQVPAAEYNPIEFINTNVLGAENVVQACLDTDVKRVVALSTDKAAAPINLYGATKLCSDKLFIAANNIKGSRNLCFSVVRYGNVMGSRGSVIPFFLEKAKTGVLPITDPAMTRFNISLSEGVAMVQWTLEHALGGELFVPKIPSYRITDVAEAIGPSCEKPITGIRPGEKIHEEMITASDSFTTIDLGAYYAILPSDGRVQQRYQEAGITSTAVPPGFAYNSGSNPDFLTVEQLRALIREHVDPAFVPA, encoded by the coding sequence ATGCTATTCAACTCAGGCTCCCGCATCCTCATCACCGGCGGCACCGGCAGCTTCGGCAAGGCGTTCATCGCCGAAACCCTAAAGCGTTTCCCCGACATCAAGCGGCTGGTGGTTTATAGCCGCGATGAGCTCAAGCAGTGGGAGCTGCAGCAGCTCTATCCAGAGAGTCAATATCCCCAGCTGCGCTTTTTTCTTGGCGATGTGCGCGATCAAAATCGCTTACGTCGAGCCCTAGAGAGGGTCGACACGGTGGTGCATGCAGCAGCGCTCAAGCAGGTGCCAGCGGCGGAGTACAACCCGATCGAGTTCATCAACACCAACGTGCTCGGCGCTGAGAACGTGGTGCAGGCCTGCCTCGACACCGATGTGAAGCGGGTGGTGGCCCTGAGTACTGATAAGGCCGCCGCCCCGATCAATCTCTACGGCGCCACCAAGCTCTGCTCCGACAAGCTGTTCATCGCCGCCAACAACATCAAGGGCAGCCGCAATCTGTGCTTTTCCGTGGTGCGCTACGGCAATGTGATGGGCTCGCGCGGCTCGGTGATTCCCTTCTTTCTGGAAAAGGCGAAAACCGGCGTGCTGCCGATCACTGATCCGGCGATGACCCGCTTCAACATCTCGCTCAGCGAGGGTGTGGCGATGGTGCAGTGGACACTCGAGCATGCCTTGGGCGGCGAGCTGTTCGTGCCCAAGATCCCCAGCTACCGCATCACCGATGTGGCCGAGGCGATCGGGCCGAGCTGCGAGAAGCCGATCACTGGCATCCGGCCCGGCGAGAAGATCCACGAGGAGATGATCACGGCGTCGGACAGCTTCACCACGATCGACCTGGGTGCCTACTACGCCATCCTGCCCAGCGATGGCCGCGTGCAGCAGCGCTATCAGGAGGCGGGCATCACCAGCACCGCCGTGCCACCGGGTTTCGCCTACAACTCCGGCTCCAACCCAGACTTCCTCACGGTGGAGCAGCTGCGGGCGTTGATCCGCGAGCACGTGGACCCTGCCTTTGTGCCGGCATGA
- the pseC gene encoding UDP-4-amino-4,6-dideoxy-N-acetyl-beta-L-altrosamine transaminase — protein MSSEPRPFLPYGRQTITEADIAVVVEVLRSPFLTQGPAVPAFEQAVAAKVGARHGVAVNSATSALHIACLALGLGPGDRLWTSPITFVASANCGRYCGAEVDFVDIDPATGLMSVAALQNKLEQAERTGSLPKVLVPVHFTGSSCDMAAIGALAGRYGFAVLEDASHAIGGRYQGEPVGNCRHSAITVFSFHPVKIITTGEGGLATTNDPLLAQRMAELRSHGIVRESERFERPAAGPWVYEQQQLGFNYRITDIQAALGLSQLQRLDSIVAERNRKPQRYRELLADLPVRLLEVPEVAA, from the coding sequence ATGAGCAGCGAGCCCAGGCCCTTCCTCCCCTACGGCCGCCAGACCATCACCGAAGCCGACATCGCCGTGGTGGTGGAGGTGTTGCGCAGCCCCTTCCTCACCCAGGGGCCAGCGGTGCCTGCCTTTGAGCAGGCGGTGGCCGCCAAGGTGGGTGCTCGCCATGGGGTGGCGGTGAACAGCGCCACCAGCGCTCTGCACATCGCCTGCCTGGCCCTGGGGCTGGGGCCAGGCGATCGACTCTGGACCTCGCCGATCACCTTTGTGGCCTCGGCCAACTGCGGCCGCTACTGCGGTGCGGAGGTCGATTTTGTCGACATCGACCCTGCCACCGGACTGATGAGCGTGGCCGCACTCCAAAACAAGCTGGAGCAGGCCGAACGCACCGGTTCCCTGCCGAAGGTGTTGGTGCCGGTGCATTTCACCGGCAGCAGCTGCGACATGGCGGCGATCGGGGCCTTGGCTGGGCGCTATGGCTTTGCGGTGCTGGAGGACGCCAGCCATGCGATTGGAGGCCGATACCAGGGCGAGCCGGTGGGCAACTGCCGCCACAGCGCCATCACGGTGTTCAGCTTCCACCCGGTGAAGATCATCACCACCGGCGAAGGCGGTCTGGCGACCACCAATGATCCGCTGCTGGCCCAGCGCATGGCGGAGTTGCGCAGCCACGGCATCGTGCGCGAGAGCGAGCGCTTTGAGCGACCAGCGGCTGGGCCCTGGGTGTATGAGCAGCAGCAGCTGGGCTTCAATTACCGGATCACCGACATCCAGGCGGCGCTGGGCCTGAGCCAGTTGCAGCGGCTTGATTCAATCGTGGCGGAGCGCAACCGAAAACCGCAGCGCTACCGAGAGTTGCTGGCGGATCTGCCGGTGCGATTGCTGGAGGTGCCTGAGGTTGCAGCATGA
- the pseF gene encoding pseudaminic acid cytidylyltransferase, with protein sequence MKICVIPARGGSKRIPRKNIRNFCGKPMIAWAIDSALQSGLFDKIIVSTDDEDIANVAQAAGAEIPFIRPADLADDLTPTVPVIAHAVETCQEIGWCIEYACCIYPCVPFLKTSDLTAAFGLLQTYDSSFVYPVTEYSHPIQRAMRRLPTGQMQLLQPEHELTRTQDLEKTYHDTGQFYWGRASSWTAYAMMHSAGIGLIVPSWRVVDIDTDDDWKRAEILHRFINN encoded by the coding sequence ATGAAAATCTGCGTAATTCCCGCTCGGGGTGGCAGCAAGCGCATACCTCGCAAAAATATTCGTAATTTTTGTGGCAAGCCAATGATTGCATGGGCAATTGACTCTGCCCTTCAGTCAGGATTGTTCGATAAAATCATTGTATCCACTGATGATGAAGATATTGCTAATGTGGCACAGGCCGCCGGGGCAGAGATACCGTTTATCAGGCCGGCTGATCTTGCTGACGATTTAACGCCGACGGTACCTGTCATCGCTCATGCGGTCGAGACTTGTCAGGAGATTGGCTGGTGCATCGAGTACGCCTGCTGCATCTATCCTTGCGTCCCTTTCCTCAAAACATCTGACCTAACTGCTGCGTTTGGGCTGCTGCAAACATATGACTCCTCTTTTGTCTACCCCGTAACTGAATACTCTCACCCAATCCAGCGTGCGATGCGTCGTCTTCCAACTGGCCAAATGCAATTACTTCAGCCAGAGCATGAATTAACCAGAACCCAAGACTTAGAGAAAACGTATCATGATACTGGGCAGTTTTATTGGGGAAGAGCAAGTTCTTGGACCGCATATGCAATGATGCATTCGGCTGGCATAGGCTTGATAGTGCCCAGCTGGCGCGTCGTCGACATCGACACTGACGACGATTGGAAGCGAGCCGAAATATTGCACAGATTCATCAACAATTAA
- a CDS encoding N-acetylneuraminate synthase family protein, whose amino-acid sequence MNIIMPSPLPILEVQGRKIGTHYPAYFIADIAANHDGDLERAKDLIYLAAEAGADAAKFQHFQAETIVSDHGFKSLKEQNSHQAKWKESVFNVYKAASVNLDWTSTLKETCDDAGIPFFTTPYALDVVDYMDAYVPAYKIGSGDITWMQMIESVASKQKPYFLATGASTTDEVHRAVCAALAINPQLALMQCNTNYTARLENFQYIQLNVLKTYRAMYPDMVLGLSDHTPGHATVLGAVALGARMIEKHFTDDVNRVGPDHAFSMDPCTWREMVDRTRELENALGDGVKKVEDNEKETVVVQRRSLRASADLPKSYAIKEGDFIALRPCPTDALSPVKIQAIVGRTLRRDIAAGDYLRASDLE is encoded by the coding sequence ATGAACATCATCATGCCTTCACCGCTGCCAATCCTTGAGGTCCAAGGTAGAAAAATCGGAACTCACTACCCCGCTTATTTTATCGCCGATATTGCTGCCAATCATGATGGAGACCTTGAACGTGCAAAAGACTTAATTTATTTAGCGGCAGAAGCTGGTGCAGATGCGGCTAAGTTCCAGCACTTTCAAGCAGAAACCATCGTTAGCGATCATGGCTTCAAGAGCCTAAAAGAGCAAAACAGTCATCAAGCAAAGTGGAAAGAATCGGTTTTCAATGTATACAAAGCAGCCAGTGTCAATCTGGATTGGACATCAACGCTGAAGGAGACATGTGATGATGCTGGGATTCCTTTCTTCACTACACCGTATGCGTTGGACGTAGTCGACTACATGGATGCCTATGTACCTGCTTATAAGATCGGCTCGGGTGATATCACTTGGATGCAAATGATTGAGTCCGTTGCCAGTAAGCAAAAACCATACTTCTTGGCGACGGGAGCATCAACGACAGATGAAGTGCATCGAGCAGTATGCGCCGCATTGGCCATCAATCCTCAACTCGCTCTGATGCAATGCAATACTAACTACACAGCTAGATTAGAAAACTTTCAGTACATTCAACTCAATGTACTGAAGACCTACCGTGCCATGTATCCAGATATGGTTTTGGGCCTCTCTGATCATACGCCGGGCCATGCCACCGTGCTGGGAGCAGTGGCCCTAGGTGCTCGAATGATCGAAAAACACTTCACCGATGACGTCAACAGGGTAGGCCCTGACCATGCATTCTCGATGGATCCATGCACCTGGCGTGAGATGGTCGATCGCACTCGCGAACTCGAAAATGCGCTTGGCGATGGCGTTAAAAAAGTAGAGGACAATGAAAAGGAAACAGTTGTGGTGCAGCGGCGTTCGCTGCGCGCAAGTGCAGACCTACCAAAATCTTATGCGATTAAGGAAGGTGATTTTATCGCCTTGCGTCCTTGCCCAACTGATGCCTTGTCTCCTGTCAAAATTCAAGCAATTGTTGGTCGAACTCTAAGACGCGATATTGCTGCAGGCGACTATCTACGAGCCTCGGACCTGGAGTAG
- a CDS encoding glycosyltransferase family 2 protein, giving the protein MDVSIVITAYNYDRFIDECLDSCLGQQSTSLNHEVIVVDDGSTDNTSALLAQRSDPRLRVIRIKNSGIEFASNLGFAAASGRFIVRVDADDSLAPNYLARMEPMLGKDFGFYYTNYSIINASSETLAEVRLPEFDVAEIMTRGDFLATGTLYRAALLHSLGGYATQTRNSGLENYELILRLIDLGVKGVHLAESLFQYRRHSTNISASRKKRIIEYGRALFERNGLGVFCTNQYHPYKLDLSKDLS; this is encoded by the coding sequence ATGGATGTTTCAATTGTCATTACGGCATATAACTATGATCGGTTTATTGATGAGTGTTTAGATTCATGCCTTGGGCAGCAAAGCACGTCACTCAATCATGAGGTAATCGTGGTCGATGACGGTAGCACTGACAATACATCAGCTCTGTTGGCTCAGCGCAGTGACCCTCGCTTACGTGTGATAAGGATTAAGAATAGCGGCATTGAGTTTGCGTCTAATTTGGGATTTGCTGCTGCAAGTGGTCGCTTTATTGTTCGAGTTGATGCCGACGATTCTTTGGCACCCAATTATTTGGCTCGAATGGAGCCGATGCTTGGGAAGGATTTTGGGTTTTACTATACTAATTATAGTATTATTAATGCCAGCAGTGAAACATTGGCTGAAGTTCGCTTGCCGGAGTTTGACGTGGCTGAGATTATGACGCGTGGCGATTTTCTCGCCACAGGCACCTTGTATCGAGCTGCGCTTCTGCACTCTCTCGGTGGCTATGCCACCCAAACCCGAAATAGTGGCTTGGAAAACTACGAGTTGATTCTTAGGCTAATTGATTTGGGTGTCAAAGGTGTTCATTTGGCAGAGTCTCTCTTTCAATACCGCCGCCACAGTACCAACATATCAGCCAGTCGTAAGAAAAGAATTATAGAGTATGGTCGTGCACTTTTTGAACGTAATGGATTAGGCGTCTTCTGCACCAATCAGTACCATCCTTATAAGCTAGACTTGTCTAAAGATCTATCATGA
- a CDS encoding PIG-L deacetylase family protein translates to MKRVLIIAAHPDDEVLGCGATIAKYSRIGAEFMVLFIAEGSSCRFVNPSCSASIDAIADRTRMATDALSRLGVKHYCFNDLPCGRLDQEPIININKMIERAIHKFEPDTVLTHSALDANNDHRIVFRATIMATRPNSFYGVERLLSYEVLSSSEWSFGEAFSPTVFEQIDELDLVLKWRALAAYETEVKTFPFPRSEEGIRATAMSRGMQAGVPLAEAFCLIREFRP, encoded by the coding sequence ATGAAGCGTGTGTTGATCATTGCAGCTCATCCTGATGACGAAGTGCTCGGTTGTGGCGCAACAATTGCTAAGTATTCACGCATTGGCGCTGAGTTCATGGTGCTATTTATTGCTGAAGGTTCATCCTGCCGCTTCGTCAATCCGTCCTGTTCAGCAAGCATCGATGCGATCGCGGATCGCACTCGAATGGCCACAGATGCACTATCGAGGCTGGGTGTAAAACACTATTGCTTTAATGACCTGCCATGCGGACGTCTTGACCAAGAGCCGATTATCAATATTAACAAGATGATTGAAAGAGCTATCCATAAGTTCGAGCCGGATACGGTTCTTACACATTCGGCTCTCGATGCTAATAATGACCACAGGATTGTGTTTCGTGCCACCATAATGGCGACTCGACCTAATTCTTTTTATGGGGTAGAGCGTCTACTTTCCTACGAAGTATTGTCATCGAGCGAGTGGTCTTTTGGCGAGGCTTTTTCACCGACCGTCTTCGAACAGATTGATGAGCTGGACTTGGTCCTCAAATGGAGAGCTCTGGCTGCTTATGAGACGGAAGTAAAAACTTTCCCCTTTCCTCGTTCCGAAGAGGGGATTCGTGCAACTGCGATGAGCCGCGGAATGCAAGCCGGTGTTCCATTGGCAGAGGCTTTTTGCCTAATTAGGGAATTTAGACCATGA